The following proteins come from a genomic window of Mycobacterium sp. DL:
- the ribH gene encoding 6,7-dimethyl-8-ribityllumazine synthase: MSPAAGVPELPAIDASDISLGIVASTWHETICDALLDGAKRTAADAGISDPTVVRVLGAIEIPVVAQALAATHDAVVALGVVIRGETPHFDYVCDAVTQGLTRVSLDSSTPVANGVLTTNTEHQALDRAGLPTSAEDKGAQAAAAALSTAITLRQLKP; the protein is encoded by the coding sequence ATGAGTCCTGCGGCGGGCGTCCCCGAGTTACCCGCGATCGACGCGTCCGACATCTCGTTGGGCATCGTGGCCAGCACGTGGCACGAGACCATCTGCGACGCGCTGCTCGACGGCGCAAAAAGGACCGCGGCAGACGCCGGCATCAGCGACCCGACGGTGGTCCGGGTGCTCGGTGCGATCGAGATCCCGGTGGTCGCGCAGGCGCTGGCTGCGACCCACGATGCGGTGGTCGCGCTCGGCGTGGTGATCCGTGGTGAGACACCACATTTCGACTACGTGTGTGACGCAGTCACACAGGGGCTGACCCGGGTGTCACTGGATTCCTCCACGCCCGTCGCCAACGGGGTGCTCACCACCAACACCGAACACCAGGCCCTCGATCGAGCCGGGCTGCCCACGTCGGCTGAGGACAAGGGTGCTCAGGCGGCCGCTGCGGCGCTGTCGACGGCGATCACCCTGCGCCAGTTGAAACCATGA
- a CDS encoding PH domain-containing protein, with amino-acid sequence MSGGDWDLEVKPHLTPIFAYGAALVILASHVVVGVLLKASSTGVVFRTYDQVAIALVGAVIAGFVCLFARPRLRIGASGVAVRNLFGYKLFPWSDVLGVSFHPGARWARLDLPDDEYIAVMAIQAVDKRRAVESMDRVRTVLERYKPDINSHRP; translated from the coding sequence ATGAGCGGCGGCGATTGGGACCTCGAGGTCAAGCCTCATCTGACGCCGATCTTCGCCTACGGTGCAGCGCTGGTGATCCTGGCCTCGCACGTCGTCGTGGGTGTCCTGCTCAAGGCGTCCTCGACAGGAGTGGTCTTCCGCACCTACGACCAGGTGGCCATCGCGTTGGTCGGAGCGGTCATCGCCGGCTTCGTATGTCTGTTCGCGCGACCGCGACTGCGGATCGGGGCCTCCGGGGTCGCGGTACGTAACCTGTTCGGCTACAAGCTGTTTCCGTGGAGTGACGTGCTGGGGGTGTCGTTTCATCCCGGGGCGCGCTGGGCGCGACTGGACCTGCCTGACGACGAGTACATCGCCGTGATGGCGATCCAGGCGGTCGACAAGCGGCGTGCCGTCGAATCGATGGATCGGGTCCGGACCGTGCTGGAGCGGTACAAACCCGATATCAATTCACATCGCCCATGA
- a CDS encoding gamma-glutamyltransferase family protein produces the protein MRFWPARRMTAALLGMSLVLAGCGSEQNAAPAPAGPCDIVANGTPVSGSGSTSEPRDTSAAPEAATGFRSDMTAVHTTRYAVATANPVATQAACEVLRDGGTAADALVTAQAVLGLVEPQSSGLGGGGFLLYYDAASGSVQAYDGREVAPAAATENYLRWISDTDRTEPKPDTRASGRSIGVPGIVRMLSEVHAEHGKTAWRDLFAPAVTLADDGFDISPRLAAAIADAAPELRLDENAASYFLEQGGTPKTTDTVLTNPAYAKTLGAIAADPESFYTGEIAGNIVAAAADPSGGRTPSLMTVEDLADYTVKTRDPLCTGYRGKEICGMPPPSSGGMAVAATLGMLERFPMNEHKPTEVDLNGGRPTVMGVHLVSEAERLAYADRDRYVADTDFVPLPGGTPNTLLGSDYLAGRAALISQDSTMGTAEPGEFGPPTAPVPPVPEHGTSHISVIDEQGNAASLTTTIESAFGSFHMVDGFLLNNQLTDFSAEPVGPDGVPVANRLEPGKRPRSTMAPTLIFEPHTAGARGALYAVTGSPGGSTIIQFVVKTVVGMLDWGLDPQQAVSMVDFGAANSPKTNVGGEHPVIDPSDNGDHDPLVRGLRALGHDVAIADQSSGLSAIVRDGSGWVGGADPRREGAVMGDVN, from the coding sequence ATGCGGTTCTGGCCCGCTCGCAGGATGACGGCGGCACTTCTGGGAATGTCACTGGTGCTTGCCGGTTGCGGCAGCGAGCAGAACGCCGCCCCGGCACCCGCGGGTCCATGCGACATCGTCGCCAACGGAACGCCCGTATCAGGATCGGGGTCGACGTCGGAGCCGAGAGACACCTCCGCCGCGCCCGAAGCCGCGACCGGATTCCGCAGCGACATGACGGCCGTGCACACCACGCGGTATGCCGTTGCCACTGCCAATCCGGTGGCCACGCAGGCAGCTTGCGAAGTGCTACGCGACGGCGGCACCGCGGCAGATGCGCTCGTGACCGCCCAGGCCGTGCTCGGACTGGTGGAACCGCAGTCATCGGGACTCGGGGGCGGCGGGTTCCTGCTCTACTACGACGCGGCCTCGGGATCGGTTCAGGCCTACGACGGCCGCGAGGTCGCCCCGGCGGCGGCGACCGAGAACTATCTGCGATGGATCTCCGACACCGACAGGACCGAACCGAAACCCGACACCCGGGCCTCGGGACGCTCGATCGGGGTGCCCGGCATCGTGCGGATGCTGTCCGAAGTCCACGCCGAACACGGCAAGACGGCGTGGCGCGACCTGTTCGCCCCCGCCGTGACACTCGCCGACGACGGCTTCGACATCAGCCCGCGGCTGGCAGCGGCCATCGCCGATGCGGCGCCTGAACTTCGCCTCGACGAGAACGCCGCCTCCTACTTCCTCGAGCAGGGCGGGACGCCGAAGACCACGGACACTGTGCTCACCAACCCCGCATATGCAAAGACGTTGGGCGCCATCGCCGCCGACCCGGAGTCCTTCTACACCGGAGAGATCGCCGGCAACATCGTCGCCGCCGCGGCGGACCCCTCCGGAGGCCGCACCCCGAGCCTGATGACCGTCGAGGATCTGGCCGACTACACCGTGAAAACCCGTGACCCGCTGTGCACCGGGTATCGCGGCAAGGAGATCTGCGGCATGCCGCCTCCCTCCTCGGGCGGCATGGCCGTGGCCGCCACCCTCGGCATGCTCGAGCGTTTCCCGATGAACGAACACAAACCCACCGAGGTCGACCTCAACGGCGGGCGCCCGACGGTGATGGGGGTGCATCTGGTCTCCGAAGCAGAGCGGTTGGCCTACGCCGATCGTGACCGCTATGTCGCCGACACCGACTTCGTGCCCCTACCGGGCGGGACGCCGAACACGCTGCTGGGCAGCGACTACCTGGCGGGACGCGCGGCGCTGATCTCACAGGACAGCACGATGGGCACCGCAGAACCGGGTGAATTCGGCCCTCCCACCGCTCCGGTGCCGCCGGTTCCCGAGCACGGCACCAGCCACATCAGCGTGATCGACGAACAGGGCAACGCGGCGTCGCTGACCACGACCATCGAGTCGGCGTTCGGCTCGTTCCACATGGTCGACGGCTTCCTGCTCAACAATCAGCTCACCGATTTCTCCGCCGAACCCGTCGGTCCGGACGGCGTGCCGGTGGCCAACCGTCTGGAACCGGGGAAACGGCCGCGTAGCACGATGGCGCCCACCCTGATTTTCGAGCCTCACACCGCCGGAGCGCGAGGAGCTCTGTATGCCGTCACCGGCTCACCCGGCGGTTCGACGATCATCCAGTTCGTCGTCAAAACCGTTGTCGGGATGCTCGACTGGGGCCTGGACCCCCAGCAGGCGGTCTCGATGGTCGATTTCGGCGCTGCCAACTCACCGAAGACCAACGTCGGCGGGGAGCACCCGGTGATCGACCCGTCGGACAACGGCGACCACGATCCGCTGGTCCGGGGGCTGCGCGCCCTCGGTCACGACGTGGCCATCGCCGATCAGTCCAGCGGGCTGTCGGCCATCGTCCGTGACGGATCCGGGTGGGTGGGTGGCGCTGATCCCCGCCGCGAAGGTGCGGTCATGGGCGATGTGAATTGA
- the uvrC gene encoding excinuclease ABC subunit UvrC yields MPDPSTYRPAPGSIPVEPGVYRFRDVHGRVIYVGKAKSLRSRLNSYFADLAGLAPRTRQMVTTAAGVEWTVVSTEVEALQLEYNWIKEFDPRFNIRYRDDKSYPVLAVTLNEEYPRLMVYRGPRRKGVRYFGPYSHAWAIRETLDLLTRVFPARTCSAGVFKRHNQIDRPCLLGYIDKCAAPCIGRVSAQEHRQIVLDFCDFLAGKTDKLVREMEQQMNTASAELDFERAARLRDDIGALRRAMEKQAVVFGDGTDADVVAFADDELEAAVQVFHVRGGRVRGQRGWVIEKSGEPGESTLEYLVEQFVTQFYGDQAELSDAGAVGVDEATNPVPRQVLVPVLPGNAEQLETWLAQLRGSRVSLRVPQRGDKRALAETVKRNAEGALTQHKLKRAGDFNARSAALQSIQDALGLADAPLRIECVDISHVQGTDVVASLVVFEDGLPRKSDYRHYAIREAAGDGRSDDVASIAEVTRRRFHRHVHDMQHPTELSAEGKSRKFAYPPNLFVVDGGAPQVNAAAAVLEDLGITDVAVIGLAKRLEEVWVASDPDPLIMPRNSDGLYLLQRVRDEAHRFAISYHRSKRSKRMTASALDSVRGLGEHRRKALVTHFGSLARLKQASIDEITAVPGIGAATARAVLEALGVPVSDSAADSEAPAEVIDDDQSRVLG; encoded by the coding sequence GTGCCTGATCCATCGACGTACCGACCTGCCCCCGGGTCGATTCCCGTCGAACCGGGGGTCTACCGCTTCCGCGACGTGCACGGCCGGGTCATCTACGTCGGCAAGGCGAAGAGCCTGCGCAGCCGGCTGAACTCCTACTTCGCCGACCTCGCCGGCCTCGCGCCGCGCACCCGACAGATGGTGACGACCGCCGCAGGGGTGGAGTGGACGGTGGTCAGCACCGAGGTCGAGGCGCTGCAACTCGAGTACAACTGGATCAAGGAATTCGACCCGCGGTTCAACATCCGCTACCGCGACGACAAGTCGTATCCGGTGCTGGCGGTCACCCTCAACGAGGAGTATCCCCGGTTGATGGTGTACCGCGGCCCGCGGCGCAAAGGAGTGCGCTACTTCGGCCCGTACTCGCATGCCTGGGCCATCCGCGAGACCCTCGACCTGCTGACCCGGGTGTTTCCCGCCCGCACCTGTTCGGCTGGAGTGTTCAAGCGGCACAATCAGATTGATCGACCGTGCCTGCTCGGCTACATCGACAAGTGCGCGGCGCCGTGCATCGGTCGGGTCAGCGCGCAGGAGCACAGGCAGATCGTGCTCGACTTCTGCGATTTCCTCGCCGGCAAGACCGACAAGCTGGTCCGGGAGATGGAACAGCAGATGAACACCGCGTCCGCGGAGTTGGACTTCGAGCGGGCCGCGCGATTGCGCGACGACATCGGCGCGCTGCGCCGGGCCATGGAGAAACAGGCCGTGGTGTTCGGCGACGGCACCGATGCCGATGTGGTCGCGTTCGCCGACGACGAACTGGAGGCGGCGGTCCAGGTCTTCCACGTCCGTGGCGGTCGTGTTCGTGGCCAGCGCGGATGGGTCATCGAAAAGTCCGGTGAGCCGGGGGAATCCACCCTGGAGTATCTCGTCGAGCAGTTCGTCACCCAGTTCTACGGCGATCAGGCCGAGCTGAGTGATGCCGGCGCCGTCGGTGTGGACGAGGCGACCAACCCGGTGCCCCGACAGGTGCTGGTCCCGGTACTGCCCGGCAATGCCGAACAACTCGAGACCTGGCTGGCGCAGCTACGCGGCTCGCGGGTGTCACTTCGGGTGCCGCAACGTGGAGACAAGCGGGCGCTCGCCGAGACGGTGAAGCGCAACGCGGAAGGCGCACTCACCCAGCACAAGCTCAAACGCGCAGGTGACTTCAATGCCAGAAGTGCTGCGCTGCAGAGCATTCAAGATGCGCTGGGGCTCGCGGACGCTCCGCTGCGCATCGAGTGTGTCGACATCAGTCATGTGCAGGGCACCGACGTGGTGGCGTCGTTGGTGGTGTTCGAGGACGGGTTGCCCCGCAAATCCGACTACCGGCACTATGCGATCAGGGAGGCCGCGGGTGACGGTCGCTCCGACGATGTCGCATCGATCGCAGAGGTGACGCGGCGGCGTTTTCATCGCCATGTGCACGACATGCAGCACCCCACGGAGTTGTCGGCGGAAGGCAAGTCGCGGAAGTTCGCGTACCCGCCCAACCTCTTCGTTGTCGACGGCGGTGCTCCGCAGGTCAATGCCGCTGCGGCGGTGCTCGAGGACCTCGGCATCACCGACGTCGCGGTGATCGGGCTGGCGAAACGGTTGGAAGAGGTGTGGGTGGCATCAGATCCAGACCCGCTGATCATGCCCCGCAACAGCGACGGGCTGTATCTCCTGCAGCGAGTTCGTGACGAGGCCCACCGCTTCGCGATCAGTTACCACCGCAGCAAGCGGTCCAAGCGAATGACCGCCTCGGCGCTGGATTCGGTGCGTGGACTCGGTGAGCACCGCCGCAAGGCCCTGGTCACCCACTTCGGCTCGCTGGCCAGGCTCAAACAGGCCAGTATCGACGAGATCACCGCGGTCCCAGGGATCGGCGCCGCGACGGCACGCGCGGTCCTGGAGGCCTTGGGGGTGCCGGTATCCGACTCCGCGGCCGATTCGGAAGCGCCCGCCGAGGTTATCGACGATGATCAGAGCAGGGTGTTGGGATGA
- the rapZ gene encoding RNase adapter RapZ, translated as MTEQETNEELRGGAGDEGALESNGIDVVLVTGLSGAGRGTAAKVLEDLGWYVADNLPPELIARMVELGLAAGSRITQLAVVMDVRSRGFTGDLDWVRKDLATRNITPQVLFLEASDDILVRRYEQNRRSHPLQGNQTLAEGIAAERTMLAPVRAVADLVIDTSALSVPALRESIERAFGGEAIADTSVTVESFGYKYGLPMDADTVMDVRFLPNPHWVDELRPHTGQHPGVRDYVLGQPGAVEFLDSYHQLLDVVIDGYRREGKRYMTVAIGCTGGKHRSVAMAEALAARLQDGATLTVRVLHRDLGRE; from the coding sequence ATGACTGAGCAGGAAACGAACGAGGAACTGCGCGGCGGTGCCGGCGACGAGGGGGCCCTCGAATCCAACGGCATCGACGTGGTGCTCGTGACGGGTCTTTCGGGTGCGGGCCGGGGTACCGCTGCCAAGGTGCTCGAGGATCTCGGTTGGTACGTCGCCGACAACCTGCCGCCGGAACTGATCGCGCGGATGGTTGAACTGGGGCTTGCCGCGGGTTCGCGCATCACTCAGCTCGCTGTGGTGATGGACGTGCGATCCCGGGGTTTCACCGGCGACCTGGACTGGGTGCGAAAGGATCTGGCGACCCGGAACATCACCCCGCAGGTGCTCTTCCTCGAGGCCTCCGACGACATCCTGGTTCGGCGCTACGAGCAGAACCGGCGCAGTCATCCGTTGCAGGGCAACCAGACTCTGGCCGAAGGCATCGCGGCCGAACGGACCATGCTGGCACCGGTGCGGGCAGTCGCCGATCTGGTCATCGACACCTCGGCGCTGTCTGTGCCTGCGCTTCGGGAGAGCATCGAACGCGCCTTCGGCGGTGAGGCGATCGCAGACACCAGCGTCACCGTGGAGTCCTTCGGATACAAGTACGGGTTGCCGATGGACGCCGACACCGTGATGGACGTCCGCTTCCTGCCGAACCCACACTGGGTCGACGAGCTGCGACCGCACACCGGGCAGCACCCGGGAGTCCGTGACTACGTCCTCGGCCAACCTGGTGCCGTCGAGTTCCTCGACTCCTACCATCAGCTGTTGGACGTCGTGATCGACGGCTACCGCCGGGAGGGGAAGCGCTACATGACCGTCGCTATCGGATGCACCGGCGGCAAGCATCGCAGTGTGGCGATGGCCGAGGCGCTGGCGGCGCGGTTGCAGGACGGCGCGACGTTGACGGTGCGGGTCCTGCACCGGGATCTGGGTCGCGAATGA
- the yvcK gene encoding uridine diphosphate-N-acetylglucosamine-binding protein YvcK: MSARIVALGGGHGLYATLSAARRLTSHVTAVVTVADDGGSSGRLRSELDVVPPGDLRMALAALASDSPQGRLWATIIQHRFGGSGALAGHPIGNLMLAGLNEVLVDPVAALDELGRVLGVKGRVLPMSPVGLSIEADVVGLESDPRVSRAIRGQVAIATTVGKVRRVRLLPSDPPATRQAVDAIMNADLIVLGPGSWFTSVIPHVLVPQLAAALQATSARRALVLNLVAEPGETAGFSVERHIHVLAQHAPQFTVHDIIVDSDSVPSDREREQLRRTARILDAHVEFADVSRPGTPLHDPARLAAALEGVRRRGAATTGTTQATPPVLPAPTVNGPRGDHPWR, translated from the coding sequence ATGAGTGCTCGCATCGTTGCGCTCGGCGGCGGTCACGGTCTTTATGCGACCCTGTCGGCGGCGCGCCGGCTCACCTCGCACGTCACCGCTGTCGTCACCGTCGCCGACGACGGCGGGTCCTCCGGCCGACTGCGCAGCGAACTGGACGTGGTACCACCGGGTGACCTGCGAATGGCGTTGGCGGCGTTGGCTTCCGACAGCCCGCAAGGCAGATTGTGGGCGACGATCATCCAACATCGATTCGGTGGTAGCGGCGCCCTGGCGGGTCATCCGATCGGCAATCTGATGCTGGCCGGACTCAACGAGGTGCTCGTCGACCCGGTGGCGGCGCTGGATGAACTGGGCCGCGTCCTGGGTGTCAAGGGCCGGGTGTTGCCGATGAGCCCGGTCGGACTCAGCATCGAAGCCGACGTCGTCGGGCTGGAATCCGACCCGCGGGTCAGCCGCGCGATCCGTGGCCAGGTGGCCATCGCCACCACGGTGGGCAAGGTGCGCCGGGTCCGGCTACTGCCCAGCGATCCACCAGCCACCCGGCAGGCGGTCGATGCCATCATGAACGCCGACCTGATCGTGCTCGGGCCGGGTTCGTGGTTCACCAGCGTCATCCCGCACGTCCTGGTGCCGCAGTTGGCCGCGGCCCTGCAGGCCACCTCGGCGCGACGGGCTCTGGTGCTCAACCTGGTGGCCGAGCCGGGGGAGACGGCGGGCTTCTCGGTGGAGCGCCACATCCACGTCCTGGCGCAGCACGCACCGCAGTTCACCGTCCACGACATCATCGTCGATTCCGACAGCGTGCCCAGCGACCGTGAGCGGGAGCAGTTGCGCCGCACCGCCCGAATCCTCGATGCCCACGTTGAGTTTGCTGACGTTTCCAGACCTGGTACACCTTTACATGACCCGGCGAGGCTGGCCGCGGCGTTGGAGGGGGTTCGAAGGCGCGGCGCGGCGACAACCGGCACGACCCAGGCGACGCCGCCGGTTCTGCCCGCACCGACAGTGAACGGACCGAGAGGTGACCACCCGTGGCGATGA
- the whiA gene encoding DNA-binding protein WhiA: MTAEVKDELSRLVVNSVSARRAEVASLLRFAGGLHIVSGRVVVEAEVDLGIIARRLRKDIYDLYGYNAVVHVLSASGIRKSTRYVVRVAKDGEALARQTGLLDLRGRPVRGLPAQVVGGSVADAEAAWRGAFLAHGSLTEPGRSSALEISCPGPEAALALVGAARRLGVSAKAREVRGSDRVVVRDGEAIGALLTRMGAQDTRLTWEERRMRREVRATANRLANFDDANLRRSARAAVAAAARVERALEILGDTVPDHLAAAGSLRVAHRQASLEELGRLADPPMTKDAVAGRIRRLLSMADRKAKQDNIPDTESAVTPDLLEDA; encoded by the coding sequence ATGACAGCCGAGGTCAAAGATGAGCTCAGCCGGCTGGTGGTCAATTCAGTGAGCGCACGTCGCGCCGAGGTGGCCTCCTTGCTGCGTTTCGCCGGCGGTCTGCACATCGTGTCCGGGCGGGTGGTGGTCGAGGCCGAGGTCGACCTCGGGATCATCGCGCGCAGGCTGCGCAAGGACATCTACGACCTCTACGGCTACAACGCGGTGGTTCACGTGCTGTCCGCGAGCGGTATCCGCAAGAGCACGCGATACGTGGTGCGGGTCGCCAAGGACGGAGAAGCGCTCGCGCGCCAGACCGGTCTGCTCGACCTGCGGGGGCGGCCGGTGCGCGGCCTGCCCGCCCAGGTCGTCGGCGGAAGTGTCGCCGACGCCGAGGCCGCTTGGCGCGGAGCGTTTTTGGCCCACGGCTCGCTGACCGAGCCGGGCCGGTCCTCGGCACTGGAGATCAGCTGCCCGGGACCCGAGGCTGCCCTGGCCCTCGTGGGTGCGGCCCGGCGCCTCGGCGTCAGTGCCAAGGCGCGCGAGGTCCGCGGCAGCGACCGGGTGGTGGTCCGCGACGGCGAGGCCATCGGTGCGCTGCTCACTCGGATGGGCGCCCAGGACACCAGGCTCACCTGGGAGGAGCGGCGGATGCGCCGCGAGGTGCGGGCGACGGCCAACCGGCTGGCCAACTTCGACGACGCCAACCTGAGACGGTCGGCGCGGGCGGCCGTGGCGGCCGCCGCGCGTGTCGAACGCGCGCTCGAGATCCTCGGCGACACGGTGCCCGACCACCTGGCCGCCGCGGGCAGTCTCCGGGTCGCTCATCGGCAGGCCTCGCTCGAGGAACTGGGACGGCTGGCAGATCCGCCGATGACCAAAGACGCTGTGGCCGGACGAATTCGGCGCCTGCTGTCGATGGCCGACCGCAAGGCCAAGCAGGACAACATCCCCGACACCGAGTCGGCAGTGACCCCGGATCTGCTGGAAGACGCCTGA
- a CDS encoding ABC transporter substrate-binding protein has protein sequence MPGDTGLDIELMTALAETLGEPVEFVAYAGVDGSDGDGFDGIFDRLAAGEYDCVAAGTTVTSARERRATFLPPYLISGQSIAVDTGRLPHVHSTDDLVGLTIGVQRGNTSEQIAERLVADGKAAQVRVYDYSAIGTAISDLATGDCDVVMKLAPVLTELVKASPGVEVVQRGLSVEDIAIAVATADQALAGRLRVAQAELEAAGTLQQMRRKWLGNPYVDQSLGML, from the coding sequence ATGCCCGGTGACACCGGCCTCGACATCGAGTTGATGACGGCACTGGCAGAGACGCTCGGCGAACCTGTCGAATTCGTCGCCTACGCGGGTGTCGACGGGTCGGACGGCGACGGTTTCGACGGCATCTTCGACCGGTTGGCGGCCGGTGAGTACGACTGCGTCGCCGCGGGCACCACCGTGACGTCTGCGCGCGAACGCCGAGCGACGTTTCTTCCGCCGTACCTGATCTCGGGACAATCCATCGCCGTCGACACCGGCCGACTACCGCACGTGCACTCCACCGACGACCTGGTCGGCCTGACGATCGGTGTGCAACGCGGCAACACCAGCGAGCAGATCGCCGAGCGACTCGTCGCCGACGGCAAGGCGGCGCAGGTGCGTGTCTACGACTACAGCGCCATCGGCACGGCGATCTCCGACCTCGCCACCGGCGACTGCGACGTGGTGATGAAGCTCGCGCCCGTGCTCACCGAACTGGTCAAAGCGTCGCCCGGAGTCGAGGTGGTCCAGCGTGGTCTGAGCGTGGAGGACATCGCGATTGCGGTCGCAACGGCCGACCAGGCGCTCGCCGGCAGGTTGCGGGTGGCTCAGGCCGAACTGGAGGCGGCGGGCACGCTGCAGCAAATGCGCCGCAAATGGTTGGGAAATCCCTACGTCGACCAGAGCCTGGGAATGCTCTGA
- the gap gene encoding type I glyceraldehyde-3-phosphate dehydrogenase: protein MTIRVGVNGFGRIGRNFFRALDAQKAAGKNTDIEIVAVNDLTDNASLAHLLKFDSILGRLPYDVSLEGEDTIVVGDVKIKALEIKAGPSELPWGDLGVDVVVESTGIFTNAAKAKGHLDAGAKKVIISAPATDPDITIVLGVNDDKYDGSQNIISNASCTTNCLGPMAKVLHDEFGIVRGLMTTVHAYTQDQNLQDGPHSDLRRARAAALNIVPTSTGAAKAIGLVMPELKGKLDGYALRVPIPTGSCTDLTVELTKAGSAEEINAAMKAAAEGKLKGILKYYDAPIVSSDIVTDPHSSIFDSGLTKVIDNQAKVVSWYDNEWGYSNRLVDLVGLVGKSL from the coding sequence GTGACGATCCGGGTAGGCGTGAACGGCTTCGGCCGCATCGGGCGCAACTTCTTCCGCGCCCTGGACGCGCAGAAGGCGGCAGGAAAGAACACCGACATCGAGATCGTGGCGGTCAACGACCTCACCGACAACGCCTCGCTGGCCCACCTCCTGAAGTTCGACTCCATCCTGGGCCGGTTGCCCTATGACGTCAGCCTCGAAGGCGAGGACACCATCGTCGTCGGCGACGTCAAGATCAAGGCGCTCGAGATCAAGGCCGGACCGTCCGAACTGCCGTGGGGTGACCTCGGTGTCGACGTCGTGGTCGAATCGACGGGCATCTTCACCAACGCCGCCAAGGCGAAGGGCCACCTCGACGCGGGCGCCAAGAAGGTCATCATCTCCGCGCCGGCCACCGACCCCGACATCACCATCGTGCTCGGCGTCAACGACGACAAGTACGACGGCAGCCAGAACATCATCTCCAACGCGTCGTGCACCACGAACTGCCTCGGGCCGATGGCCAAGGTGCTCCACGACGAGTTCGGCATCGTCCGCGGCCTGATGACCACGGTCCACGCCTACACCCAGGATCAGAACCTGCAGGACGGCCCGCACAGCGACCTGCGTCGCGCGCGCGCCGCCGCTCTGAACATCGTGCCGACCTCCACGGGCGCCGCCAAGGCCATCGGTCTGGTGATGCCGGAGCTGAAGGGCAAGCTCGACGGCTACGCGCTGCGGGTGCCGATCCCCACCGGTTCGTGCACCGACCTGACGGTGGAGCTGACCAAGGCCGGGTCCGCCGAGGAGATCAACGCCGCGATGAAGGCAGCCGCCGAGGGCAAACTCAAAGGCATCCTGAAGTACTACGATGCGCCGATCGTCTCGAGTGACATCGTCACCGATCCGCACAGCTCGATCTTCGACTCGGGTCTGACCAAGGTCATCGACAACCAGGCCAAGGTCGTCTCCTGGTACGACAACGAGTGGGGCTACTCCAACCGCCTGGTCGACCTGGTCGGCCTGGTCGGCAAGTCACTCTGA